A window of Scophthalmus maximus strain ysfricsl-2021 chromosome 4, ASM2237912v1, whole genome shotgun sequence genomic DNA:
gaagtgatgaggagcaggaagtgatgaagagcaggaagtgatgaggagcaggaagtgatgaagagcaggaagtgatgaggagcaggaagtgatgaagagcaggaagtgatgaggagcaggaagtgatgaagagcaggaagtgatgaggagcaggaagtgatgaggagcaggaagtgatgaggagcaggaagtgatgaagagcaggaagtgatgaggagcaggaagtgatgaagagcaggaagtgatgaggagcaggaggaagaagaagaagcaggaacGAGAAGAAGCGAGTCTGATTTTGAAGattttagattctttttttttggaaaaatatcTGGTACTTTTTAGgcaaatgctcgttcatcagcggcagccatcttggccgtttacaaaagttgcttctCCACGCCCATaatcagataattggttgtgattggaccggcaagttttcggccagagggaaatcactttccaacgGAAGGAGATCCAGGGtggattcagatcgtccttcctctctactgttcctcgacctcagtgttaaaggtcatgaggtcaagcAGGATTCAtaggaaaagagaatccgactccacctccactgaaccacgtggtcgtgtgacggtggatgttgttgatgtctgtcgtggtgaaacgacacatttctgaagatgaactacaaaaacctcagcggctccatcagcatgttccagtgttttatgattcatatgaaacagtaactgacatctggatcatattcatactcttctttttcttcttcagattgaatcgttgaCGTTCGTTCATGttgcgtcatgttaaatatggCTGCTCcagtgaattgtggggcgtctacttctcctttcctttcacataagaagccccagtgtgtcctctgctgaaggagagaggaagcattgaagctcctttctcTAAACCTTTAGAGAATCAGAACAGatcttatcatggtgctgaggaaacacttccgggtcacttcaagatttaggaaacttcctgagcaaatttgacaattcgagtctgacagagcaaatgaaatgagttcccagaattcctctgggTCCAAGGCCACACCTCCTACAACAGGACGACTTCAATCTGAAACAGACGGGAAACAAATGATCACGaaggcagcagctcctctcctctgtatcAGCGAGCTGacgtgaggaggagggagggggagggatgacCTCAGTGTTCACGGAGCCAGGAGCCGTCTCGGGTCGGACAGAACTGATACTGGACCTTCAGCTGCGAGGTCGTTGGCCCGCGGACAAGAATTTGTAAAAAGAATGTAACGGATTTAACAAAtgtcagaggaaaagaggaatgaTGACGTTACTGTGGAGATACGGACATGTGAAGGAGTGTTTATTAATCATCACTCATTAATAAATGATGGAGGTTTTGACAAACTGTTTGATGACGTGACACGTTCTGTGGGAGGAATGAGAACCGACGATGTGTTTGAGCGATGAGACGAGATCAGACGTTAAACTTCGGCGTCGAGACGTTTGGAGGGAAAACGTGAGTGGGATCGTTTCTCAGAGTTGTGTCACGTTTTactagaaaaataataaaagaaaggTTAAATAATCACACGAGAGGTTTTAGAACATTCACGTTTTTccaggttttgttttcaattttagCAGCCGAGGTACAATTAATAActttaattcaaaaaacaaaacatggcagTAAAGtgttcaaagtaaaaaaaattgaacttcATAAAACAAGTTCTCCATGTTGATGattagttatttttattatatattaaaatatatatattcgtCCCTGATGCCGTCGTAGTTTCAGTTTTCCCTTCGTCGGTCCAAACAGCTCCATCGTCACTGGTTCAAGAAGACGTGATCATGTGACACTGgctctgacttcctgtttgttcgCATAGTGATGtgaacattatatatttttactttatgaACACACTAGGGATCTACGAACTCCTTCTTAGCCTGGACGCCATCTTGAATCAGCTGATCAGGCAGCTGATTGGTCGCTAAGGGCCACCGTACCTTTGTATATAGTCCAGGTCCAGACTCTGGGGATGAGGTCGTTAGATCAGTCACATACTTTTAAATCCTTTCTTAAAACATCCTGGTTTTTTAATGAGAATTTTTCAGTTAAGTTTGATAGTGTGTCCccctggtgatgtcatcaggagGCGTCACCTTCCACAGTTATTCTGATGACACAACTTTACGTGTCCATGTCtccttttttaatgtattttagaTATTAATATCTGGATGTCACAGAAGTTTTTATAGCTCAACCAGGACAAAACTAAAATTTCACTCATAGATTCTGAATCACAGAGAGATAATTGGTCTAAAACTAAATTATCCTGAAGCAACCAGTAAGAAACATCAGCTTGGTCTAAGACTTGGATCTAAATATTAAGGCTCACGTTGGGGTTTTTCTGGAAAGTTCACAGCGACAGACACACTGACGCATGATTGTAATTCCCAGCAGGTTTGCGACTGTAGAGTCAAATCAAACATGTTATGAATCTGCTCCAGCTGATCCAGAACTCTTTATTTAACGTAATCAAGCAGCAACAGAAactagatgtgtgtgtgtttacagaggaACTGTCAGTGACACAAACTCACTGTACGTGTTATAACATCCACACGATCAGAATCAAAATCAGCTTTATTTGGCAGGTAGGAAACAGGTTACATACGAGGAATCGGACTTGGTGTTATTAATGTGTGTAGCAGATAACATGTATACTAAAATTAAACccacagaaaatagaaaaagagaaaaaatatataatgattaaaaataaatttacaaaattatattttaaaatttaatcAGAATTTCACtgatgtgacgtgtgtgtgtgcgagagagagagagagagacgatgaCGTGTGATCGATCAGCTGATGACGTATTCATCCAGACAGGTGTGATCGATTTGTAGTTCCTCATCATGAAGTCACTTATATATGAACTCGCCCGACCAGCCTAACATTACATAAACAACACCAACGGCCCTCTCCCATTGGCCGGACGAGCTGTCGGTCAGAGGGGACATTGCATCACTATTCCACACACTCACCTGTGATTGGCCGGCCGCCCTCGTCGCTGCCTCCTCCTGGCCTCCGATTGGCTCACGCGCGACATTGCCCTACATGGTAAAAGCGATTTCGCAATAGTCTCCGCTCCATGttccaaacaaaaacagtccGAGCTCCGACAGACGGGATCTAACTCCAACTTTCTGCCGCCACTTCCTCCGTGTTCGTCGGCCGGTTGactccgccgccgccccccctgAAGGTAAACGGCCGTGTGAAGTGTCCGTGGCTCGGACACGGGCGCCAGCGGTGACGTTAGGGTGGTTAGCATCGGAAGCTAACTAGCTGGCTAGCTGCCCCGCCGGACGGTTCCGTCGGAACAAAAGTGAGACCGTGGTTCggtttgtgtgtctgaggaGAAACGAGGCTCGTGTCGGCGGCTCGTCCTCGGAGCGGAGCCTCGGGTCGGAGCGAATCGTCAGTTTGTCGCTTCGACAGAACTTAAagttgatataaaaaaagagtgCTCGGGGTTTGTGACATTGTCGGACTCGGTTCGGTCCGTTCGCCGTGTCTCGCTGTTTGTCGTGTCTTTTTACTTCGAGTCAAAAGTCTCACGTCGGGGGTGAAATGTGCGCGTCGCCCCGCATGACTCCGGAGTTCCCCCCCGAACGGCACAAAGACGAGCAGCGATGATGCAACAGCAGGCAACAGCAGCCGGAGCTCCGCGCGTTTCACCCGGAGCGCTTTGCGCTGCGCACAGCTGACTGGCTGCATGGCAACGCGCCGGCCAATCGGAGCGGCGCTGCTAATTGGCCGTGAGGGaacgaaaaaataaaaaataaatcctccgACCAATTACCGCGTCAGAAGCTCCgctggggggagggaggacgacgacgacgactgaGGGTTTGAAAACTGATCTGAGATCGGATCACCCCTGAACAGGTCCTTagagctgtcaatcaatcagAAGGTCATCAATCAGTCAATTCTGATAATTGTTCAACATTTAAACTGACGTGGTcgaatttaaaacacaaacgtTTTTCTACTTTTTCCTCATTGAACACGATCCAAACTGAAAATCTCTGAACGTTAAGACGGTTCACCGTTGTGCCTGATGAACGTTTTCTCTATTTAATCGATagttatgaaaaataatcagcgTGTTCATTGAGTCGCAGCCTGAAATGTGCAGCTCAGTCGTTGATCATCGGGAAACCAAACCATAACAATACGTTTAGGCCTCGTCACGATAACTACCTTTTTcttgcacaatatattgtcccagaaattattgcgattaacaatattattgtcattttaagaccaatttAAGACCAGATtcgtgttgctgctgagagaaatgttttccagagtttaggcctcagacaaaaacaaaatatgaagaaatccatattttctggcATCTTAcaaaccaaaccagtgatttattaatctacgacaagaacagatgagaggacagaagcagcgagactttgctgaCATTGATTctaatgtcaacacacacacatgtagacacaatgaatgttaattcatattcatgtattgtaCGATAACtcaataacattattattgtgacaggcccagatatgtttatgaatatgaaaatacacGTTTTTTTCCTAAGCTGTTTCCTACAAGACACGAAAGACACACTGAAGAGTGCAGCGTCACAATCattgtaattacaaaaaaatgtatatgctACGATAAAACGATCAGAAGACACATTACTTCCTGGTTCACTCTGATAagtcagtcacacaaacactgcatgaGGTTGTTGTCCCCGAGATATTTAAATGAGATTCGTCCTTCGGCTCTGCCCCTACGCTGATATtctcatcactgttgctatggtaacgCCTTGGCATCTGTCCACACTCCTGAGTTTTTGGAGGCTTGTGGAAAACCCTGCTGGTTCTGTTTTAGTCTGGACGGACAGAAACTGGTAGAAAATGGTTCATCAGCAAAGTTAAActtgtctcctctcgtcttccagGTTCCGTTGAGGCGAGGcgtctcttcgtcttcttcacTTGAGGCGACTCTGGTCCGACAGCACCACCTGCAGGCAACACATCCAAATGAGCCGGCCGTCGCAGGCGAAACTAACCACATCTGACACCAACGGCGTGAGCGTCATCCAGAGTCAGGCCCGCGCCTCCTCGCCCTCGTCTCCGCCGGCGAACGCAGCCGGACCACAGCGGGTCCCGCATCTTGTCCCCGCCCACCCCTCGGCCGGAGGCGGCAAGGCCTCCGCCCCCAGCAAGATGAAGAAGCCCCACGCGGACAAGGACAGCGACGAGTACCGCCAGCGCCGCGAGCGCAACAACCTGGCGGTGAAGAAGAGCCGCATGCGCAGCAAGCAGAAGGCGCAGGACACGCAGCAGCGCGTCAatgagctgaaggaggagaacgAGCGGCTGGAGGCCAAGATCAAGCTTCTGAGCAAAGAGCTGAGCGTCCTCAAAGACCTGTTCCTGGAGCACGCCCACAACCTGGCCGACAATGTGCAGCCGCCGCCGGGCGCAGAGGGCTCCAGCCCCGCCCCCAACAACACCTCCACCAATGggcagtgaggaggggggggggggaggggcggcGGGCTCATGGACGTTTGGTATCTGCAGCTTTTCTTCTGGTAACTTTGGAAACACGGCGTCACTTCTTCCTCGCGGCTTCTCTTTAGTTTGTTagtgttttttctcaaatttaATCCTGCGTCCACCAAAACGTCCGAGGCTCCTGGAGAACGTGGAGAAATTAAATcatgaaaagaggagagaaacggttttataaatattttatggttAATTTATTGGGACTTGACTAAAAAAGggctttttaatgtgaaaagcagcagcagcttgtgttgattggcaacttttttttaaaactcctgGAGAAGTGTGATCAGACTCGACACTACGAGCCGGACGGACTTTGTGTTATTGATcgatggatggattgattgattgtgaGGAGACATGAACTGGTATAAACGGAGACGTCGTCCAGCCAGAACTCACCAGCAACCGAAGAGTTCCACTTCCTGTGGGCTCGACCCGACGGACGGAGGTGCCGCTGGACGTCGAGACGTTGGACGAACTCTATGAGATGTAAATTCTTCAattcccccttcttcttttttttctaggttGTGTATGTTCTTCATTCTGCTGGGAggttgttgtttagttttttttaaatgttggtgaGGTTTTTTGATGTTTAAAGGGCAATTCTGTCTCTTTTTACAGCTCGTAATTTCAAAACGtatgaataattaaaagaaGCTTTTTGATACTTTACTCAGAGCAGTCGCATACAAGGGTgaaactgtaaacacacacaaacagcagaatTGTCCTTtagcaggagggaggggcgtTTGATTTCCCCAACCGGGTCACCCGGTCACATCTGACGCACCTGAGAGCCGCAGCACGTGAGCCTTAGAACCGGTGTCCCGGAAAAACATGGAATCCTCGATTCTGTCTTTTTCCAGCGAGGGGGAGTcacgacagacaaacagagcagtgcatcatgggaaacgacaaacaaactcacacagGTCAACAGAATCAGCTGATGCTCTGGAAAAAGTCGGGACCTTGATAAAAACCAGACGGAAGAGCTCCGCTCTGCCAGGTCAACCTGCTCCCGCAGGAatcctgctctctgattggctgtgagGTGTCCGTTCAGCTCTTCCACCAGTTTCACAGTGACGCACAGAAATCATAAATAACTGAAAACCATTCAATAATCAGACATAACTTAGAGAACAATCGGTTGATTGACACGATTGATCTGCAGATCAGATTTACAGGCTGTCGACTTCCTGTGGACGTCACATTCTGGATCAatgataaagatggacgacgacATATTCTTTTTACATCGTCAGGTTGTTATTTTAAAGAGACAGTTACACCAGCTGAGTTCAGCTGCCGGAGCCTCAGGTGCGACAGTCAGACCCAGAGCACTGTGACCCCGCCCAGTGGAGGGGGGGTCCCGCtccagacaggtgtgtgtgtgtgtttgtggtgctgGGCGGAACCCAGACACCTCGAGCCGCAGCTTTAATTAAATCCAGGTTTAAAACCAGTACGGGGTCGTTAGTCTGCTAATGAGGTCTGAGCAGATCTGGACGGGCCCCACCCCGCCCCCGTCAGCACGCcgcgaggaggggggggttgtTATCAGACTTTGTAATTATGTGAGCTTTGTGGCGGGTGTGGAGTGTTTTCCCTGGGATTTGTCTGTCAGGAGCTTCGCCTCCCTGCAGCAGTGTTGTTGTCTGTCTGAGTCCTGCTGCCGCTCCTGAGCCGCTCTGCTTGGCCCGACGTTCCCACAGCGTTTCACAGACGTTCCCACCGCACTGTGACACGGAGCAGACGGAGTTCTGAAGGGTTTCACCTCCGCTCTCGTCTCAGGGTTCAATTCTAATCTCGAACCAGAAAAACACTGATTATAATTCAAAGACAAGATTGAAAGGCGTGGCCTTCGTGTCGCTACCAGCTGATCGGCCTCGTCCCTGAGATGTGAGCAGATCAATAAATCAGATCTCCAACCCCCTGACcctcactgatgatgtcactgattgtaaaatatgaatacGAACCGTTGGACATGAAACGAATACGGTGTTCGTTGACATTCAAACGTTATGACAACGTTGTGATTGAACTTTGTTCAAACACTCAGAAGAttctcaaacattttaaaaatgttaaacctGTGTGAGACGATCAGGGACaatcagctgctgtgttttgtttacatATAGTTTGATGTTACGTAACGTTGTGGGAACGtttcctcactctctccatctttgtGTCTCAGATCACTAGTTTGTTCACGTATCttccaaacagcagcagcatgtttctttgcatggaggagggaggggcctcagataatcaataatcagaaCTGATTGTGGATTCAACGGGATCAGATTCTGTTGTGTTCTGGTGTGAATGTTGCTGGGCAGCATTTCTCTGTCGCTCAGCATTTTTATATCACACAAGTGTGAAAGTCACGAGCagccaaaataaaagaaaactgactttaaagaaaattaaactacgtgtttttgttttactgctaaattgtgtgtgtttgtgtgcgtgtgtgtgtgcctatgtgtgtgtgcgcctgcgtgtgtgtgtgtgtgtgtgtgtgtgggcctgtgtgcgtgtgtgtgatcggACAGTGAAGTTGCAGTTTGATGATGGGCCTTGAAAACCGAAAAGATGTGAAGGTGAATGATTGACAGGATGTTGACGCAATGACATCACCATTGTCTGAGCCCAATAAACTAAACTGGGACAGTTCAAAGGTCAACAGGTCAGAGAGTTGTTCCCTGGCGAGGAGTCAAACGTCTCCGCCTGGCACAGCCCCCCCAACAGAAAcactcctcccacctcctcctcccattgTTCTCATAATTACCATCCAGCGTCTAAAAATAACCTGCTCGCTGCCTCAGCATGTGGACGACGcgttgtcatcatcatcatcatcatcatcatcatccgtgTCCTGAAAAACTAGTACATCAGCTTTTCTCCTGACGATTCGCTCACAGAGAGACTGAAGTTCAAATGAAGATAAACTGCtgcctgaacacacactgaaacacacatactgaaacacgcacacacactgaaacacacggactgaaccagacacacacacacacacacacacagtgaaacacacatactgaaacacacacacagtgaaacacacacagtgaaacacacatgcagaaaaacacacacacatacactgaaacacacggactgaaccacacacacacacacacacacacacagtgaaacacacatactgaaacacacacacacactgaaacacacactgaaacacacacacatacactgaaacacacggactgaaccacacacacacacacacacacacacagtgaaacacacatactgaaacacactgaaacacacacactgaaacacacacacactgaaacacacacagactgaaacacacactgaaacacacacagactgaaacacacagagactgaaacacacacactgaaacacacacagactgaaacacacagagactgaaacacacagactgaaacacacacacacactgaaacacacacacactgaaacacacagactgaaacacacagactgaaacacacacattagcaaacatgcacaagcacacactcatacagacagacacacacacagacacacacacacacacacacgcacacacaaaacataaaaacatacatactCTCACACGTTGCCACACACACGGGGCTTCAGATATGCAAACAGTGAAGCGGGCAGGAAGTGGGCCACAGAGGAGGTGACGCGTCTCCATGGTTACAGTAACACGTGACTGAAGACGCAGAAACGTTccctcacatctcctccatcaccgtCACTGATcgtcctctctgcccccccccccccccccccccccccccatctctctctctggtacctggaggagaggaggtcagGCCGAGGGCGTGCGAAGGTGTTTCTGGCCAGGAGAGCGACCGAAATGTAAACTAATATTAATGTTCTGCAGAGAGTTATTactcagcctgtgtgtgtgtgtgtgagatatttaagtttcatttttatagaatgagaggaagaagagacgtgtcgttgtctttatatacattctctgatcgtcttcatatacagtcactgatcgtctttatatacagtctctcatcgtctttatatacagtcagtgatcgtcttcatatacagtcagtgatcgtctttatatacagtcagtgatcgtctttatatacagtcactgatcgtctttatatacagtcactgatcgtctttatatacagtcagtgatcatttttatatacagtcagtgatcgtctttatatacagtcagtgatcgtctttatatacagtcactgatcttctttatatacagtcagtgatcgtctttatatacagtcactgatcgtctttatatacagtcagtgatcgtcttcatatacagtgtgagtgtgtgtgtatgacggACAGGCCTGTCGGTGGACGTCCTTCGGTGGCTTCGCTGATCGTCTTGGTCTCTGGAGGACGGACAGACCAGGTCAGATCAGGACACAGTCAGAACCAGAActtaaatgtaatgaaatactttttattcaaaaccttcacttttatttgacttttattaTTAGAATAACTTAATGTGTAAAGTTGAGTTGATTCtgagatcagtgtgtgtgtgtgtgtgtgtgtgtgtgtggacagtaaTGCAGaatcgctcgctctctctcttcccacgatgctttgctctctctcgctctccagATGTGGagatgtaaaaacataaatttgaGCGATGGCCCCGTTGTCCTTCGCCAAGTTTCGTTTGTTTAAAATCCAAAAACCTCCTCCGAGAATCTGGCAGcgagtttcacacacacacaaacacacacacacatctggaaaacatgttctgcatttgtttcctcttttctcttctgcagCTTAAAGAGCGAAGCCACCGAAGGACGTCCACCGACAGGCCTGTccgtcatacacacacactcacactgtatatgaagacgatcagtgactgtatatgaagacgatcagtgactgtatataaagacgatcagtgactgtatataaagatgatcactgactgtacataaagacgatcactgactgtatatgaagacgatcactgactgtatataaagacgatcactgactgtatataaagacgatcactgactgtatatgaagacgatcactgactgtatatgaagacgaccagtgactgtatataaagatgatcactgactgtatataaagacgatcagtgactgtatataaagatgatcagagactgtatataaagacgatcagtgactgtatataaagacgatcactgactgtatataaagatgaccagtgactgtatataaagacgatcagagactgtatataaagacgatcactgactgtatataaagatgatcagagactgtatataaacacgatcactgactgtatataaagacgatcagtgactctatataaagacgatcagagactgtatatgaagacgatcactg
This region includes:
- the cebpg gene encoding CCAAT/enhancer-binding protein gamma, producing the protein MSRPSQAKLTTSDTNGVSVIQSQARASSPSSPPANAAGPQRVPHLVPAHPSAGGGKASAPSKMKKPHADKDSDEYRQRRERNNLAVKKSRMRSKQKAQDTQQRVNELKEENERLEAKIKLLSKELSVLKDLFLEHAHNLADNVQPPPGAEGSSPAPNNTSTNGQ